The DNA sequence GCCTCGGCCGCCGCGCGGTCGGCCCAGCAGGCGTTGTCGACGGACTTGCCCGGTTCCAGTTCCTTGTAGACCTCGAAGAAGTGCTGGATCTCCAGCCGGTCGTACTCGGGGAGGTGGCGCAGGTCGCGCAGGTGCTCGTGGCGGGGGTCGGCGGCCGGCACGCAGAGCACCTTGTCGTCCTCGCCCTGTTCGTCCCGCATCCGGAACATGCCGATCGCCCGGCAGCGGACCACCACCCCGGGGAACGTGGGGTCCCCGGCCAGGACGAGGGCGTCCAGCGGCTGCCCGTCGGCGCCCAGGGTGCCGTCCACATAGCCGTAGTCGGCGGGGTACCGGGTGGACGTGAAGAGCAGCCGGTCCAGCCGGATGCGCCCGAGCCGGTGGTCCATCTCGTACTTGTTGCGGCTGCCTTGCGGGATCTCCACGACGACGTCGAAGTCCACGGGCGCTCCTCGGTAGACGGCGGCGCGTCGGCTCTGACGCGGCCGGCACCCATGGTGGCGCCGCGGGCGCACGGGCACCACGGTGCGGTTCCGGCCCGGAGGGCCGGCTTCCGTGGTGGCGCTCCAACGGGGGCGCCCGGCTTGCCCGTTACATCACTCCCCCCCCGCGCGGTGGCGGACCGCGAAGGGTGCCGGCTCCCGTCAGCCGTCAGCCCGTCCGGGACCGCTGCCGCGCCGGCGACGAGACCAGGCACCGCCGGCCGGAGCGGGTGACGGGCCTCCGGGCCGGCGGGCCGGGAGGCGGCCCGGCGAGCGGCGTGGACGGACCGTACGCGCCGGGGCCGTCGAGCGGTGACGCTGCCCCCGGCACCCGTCCCTCCCCCTGTACCTGCCCCTCCCGCCGCGGGCCGACGAGACGGGCCGGCGGCGCCTCCGCCGTCCCCGATTCCTCCGCCACCCCCGATCCCTCCGACGCCCCCGCCGCGCCCCGGAACGTCAGGATGACCACCCCCGCCGCCGCGGCGGCGCCCGCCAGCCCGGCGAGCACCCCGCCCGTCAGGCCGTAGCGGAACGCCTCGCCCAGGCAGCAGACGCCCACGGCGGCGGCCACGACGGGGTTGGCGACGGTGACGGTGGCCAGCGGGGCCGCGAGGCCCGCGCCGCGGTAGGACGCCTGGGAGAGCAGCATGCCCGCCGAGGCCAGGACCGCCGTGATGACGAGTGTGGGGAGGAGCGCTCCCGTCCGGTGCCCGGTGACGTCCTCGGCCGCGGCCTTGGTGAAGACCGAGCCCATGCCGAAGGCGACGCCCGCCGCCGTGGCCAGGAGGACGCCGCGGACGACGGGCCGTCGCACCCGGCGGGCGACGAGGGCCGTCAGGGCCACGGCGGCGCCCATTCCCGCGGCGAGCAGCGGCCGTTCGGCGGCGGGAAGGGATTCGGTGCCGGGCGGTCCGGTGAGCGCGAGCAGGCCGGCGAGGCCGCCGGTGGCCAGCAGCGCCCCGCGGTAGCCGGCGGCGCCGACCGGCCGGTGCGCGAAGACGGCGGCCATGGGCAGCGCGAAGACGATCGTGAGCGCCCCCATCGGCTGCACCAGGCTCAGCGGCCCCCAGGCGAGCGCCAGCACGTGCAGCCCGGCGCCCAGGCCGGTCAGGGCCACGGCGCCCCACCAGGCTCCGCTGCGCAGCGTCCCGCGGATGCCGCCGCCGGCCGTCGCGGCGACCCGCTCCTGCACGATGGCCGCCGCCGCGTAGCAGACGGCGGACACCAGGCAGAGCAGGACCGAGAGCGCCAGGAGGCTCACGGGGTGCCCCTGTGGTCCGTACCGTCGTCCTTCATACCTTCCACGATGCCGCGCCCCGCGCGCTGCGTCCTCGTCCCTGGGAACGGGGTTCTCCGTACTCCCGATGGAGTACGACCCGGAGGTGGCCCTCAGCGCGGGTCGCAGCAGGTCGGGCGGTCCTTCCGTCGCGCGGCGGGCGAGCGCCCCGCGTGATCCGCGGTCCGCAGCGGCCCGGGGTCCCGCTTATCCCGTACGCGTAATTCCTCTACGCCTCCCGTCAGCCGACCTGCCGGAACACCCGCAAGTCCGCCCTGTCCGGAAAAACCGTTGTGCGACTTCCGATCCCGTGACGTCTTTAGGAACCACAAAATGGAAATAGGTCACATTTGCGGGGGGAACCACGATGTCCGGCACGTCTGAAGTCTGGCATGTGCACACATTCGACGAGAGTTTCGGCGGAAGCGGACGGGAACGGCCGCGCGTCCTGGTACTGGGGGCCGGGGTGGCCGGGCTCACCACCGCCTACGAGCTGGAACGCCGCGGCTTCCACGTCGAGGTGATCGAGGGCGACACCCGTATCGGCGGACGCGTTTTCACCCACCGCTTCGGCACCGGACCGGACGCGCCGGCGGTGGAGCTGGGCGCCATGCGCATTCCGGCGCACCACCGCCTCACCCTCGAATACATCGACCGGATGGGGCTCACGGGAAAACTGCGCCGGTTCACCACGCTCCTCTCCGAGGAGAACGCCTTCCTGCGCGTTCCCTCGGGTTTCGTCCGGGTCAGGGACGCCTCCGGGCCGCTGTGCGCGACCTTCCGCGCCGAGCTCGCGCTGCGCGGCGCCGACCGCCGGTACGCCGCCCCGACCATCGCCTTCGGCGCCTGGCTGACCGCCGTCGTCGACGCCACCGCCCCGCCCGAGCTGCGCGCGGCGCTCCGCGACGACCTGCACCGCCAGCTCCTCGACCTCGTCGCCCGCCTCGACCCGGCCCCCCACCTGCGCGGCCCCGCCCGCGACCGGATCGACCTGCACTCCCTGTTCTCCGCCCACCCGGAGATCCGCACCGGGTGCAGCGGGCGACTCAACAGCTTCCTGGACGACATCCTCACCGAGACCAGCCCGGCACTGCTCCGCCTGCACGGCGGCATGGACCAGCTGCCGCGCCGGCTCGCCGGCCGGCTCAAGGGCCGCCTCTCCTGCGGGCGGCGGGTCGTCGGCATCGACGTCCGGGACGACGGCGTGCTCGTGCGCGTCCGCGCCGGGGCGCGCACCACGGTGGAGCACGCCGACTTCGTCGTCTGCACCCTGCCCTTCCCGGCGCTCCGGCGGCTCGACCTGCGCGGCGTCGACGACGACAAGCGCGCCGTGCTGGAGGACGTCGTCTACTGCCCGGCGACCAAGGTGGCCCTCCACTGCCGGGAGCCCTTCTGGCGGGAGGAGGGCATCCGGGGCGGCGCGTCGTTCACCGGGGGGCTGATACGGCAGACCTACTACCCGGCGGTGGACGACGCCGAGGAGGACACGGCGGACGGCCCGGCCGCGGGCAACGGCGCGGCGCTGCTCGCCAGTTACACGATCGGCGACGAGGCGGAGCGGCTCGGCCGGCTGCCGGCCCGCCGGCGGCACCGGCTCGTCCTCGACGAGCTCGCCGCCGCCCACCCCCGGCTGCGGCGGCCCGGCATGGTGCTGGGCTCGGCGAGCGCCGTCTGGGGGCTGTCGCGGTGGAGCGGCGGCTGCGCGACCCGCTGGGGCAGGTCGGCGGCCGAGTGCGAGATGGAACGGCTGCGCGCGGCCCGGCCGGCCGGCCGGCTGTTCTTCGCGGGCGAGCACTGCTCGACGGCGCCCGCCTGGATCGAGGGCGCCATCGAGTCCGCGCTGCACGCCGTCCACCAGGTCGTCCACTACGCGCCGCCGGTGCGCGTCCTGGGCGTCAACGGCCGCCGGGGGCGCGCGGGGGCCCTGCGGTGAGCGTCTTCGACCTGCCCCGGCTGCACTTCGCCGGCGTCGCCACCACCCGGCTGCCCACCGGGCCGCGCAACGGCCTGGTGGACGTGACGGGTCCGCGCGCCCTCGTCGACGACGGGCCGGAGCCCGTTCCGTTCCCCGCCGACCGGCCGGCCGGCGAGTACCACGCCTGGCTGCGCCGCCGCGGCCCCCGCTACGACCGGCGCGGACGCCCCTGCCCGGACGGCGAGTTCAGCGTGGCCACGGGCTGGAACCTCGACGGGAACGGGCATTTCCTCTTCGACGCGCGCGTCACCGCCGTCCAAGGCCCGGACAGGCGGACGGCCACCGACGACCCGCTCGTCGGGCGCGCCGTGGACGTCTGGGGCCACTACAACCCGTACCTGCGCACCACCGTCAACCGGGCCCGCGTCTTCGACCTCGATCCCGCGTCGCGGTGGACGACGGCCCTGATGACCGGCCGGTTCGGCGTCGGCCGGCTGGGGCGCTCGCACGATGACGGCTATCTGTTCACCGGGGGCGTCACCGGTTTCCAGCCGCCCCGCTGGGTGCAGTTCGGGCGGATCCTGGACGTCGGCGAGCACCTCCTCGGCGAGCAGTTGCGGTACGCCGCCGTGCACCAGTTCGTGGTCGTCCGCGAGGAGGCGGAGTGGCTGCCCGGCGCGGTCCGCTCCCCCGTCGCGGAGGCGCTGCGGGCGGCGGTCGCGGACGGCGGTGCGGACGGCCTCGTCGTCCGGTTCGCCCTGGACGGCATGAGCTCCCCCGTCGTCCCCGACGCCCCCAGCCACTGGCGCGTCCGGGGCACGGTAGCCCCTTGGTACGCCGACGAATTGCGCACCTATCCGGCGGGGCGGCTGCTGGAGCCGGTCGCCGGGAGCCCGTTGCACCATCTCTCGGTGCGGCTGACGGACGACCTGGTGGTCCTGGACATGATCACCGCGGTGCCGGTCACGCACCGGGCGGCGGAGGCGGGCCCAGGCCCCCTGCACGCGCTCGGGCCGGCTCTAGACCTGGGCGATCTGGAGCTGCGGACGGCGTCGGGGGCGCTCGTCGCCCGGGTGCCCGCCGGCGCGTACCCCTCGGACGAGACGTCGGGGCTCGTCACCGTGGCCCGGGCCGCCGGCGCTCCGGACGCGGCGGACGAGCGGCTGTTCCTGACCCGGACGGGGCCCGGCGGGCGGCGGCGGACGCTGCTGGCCGAGCGGGAGGCCGTCGTGCAGTCGGACGACGCGCTCGTGGTCCTCCACCACCGCGACCGCGCGCGCGGCGCCGACCACGCCGTCCGGGTGCGCCTGCGCTCGTTCGTCCGCGGGCGCCCGGCGCCCGTGGAGGTGCGCGTACGTCAGTACTACAACCCGCGTGCGCTGCCAGCCGACCGCGTGGCGGGCACGCCGGGGGCGCGCTGCGCGGATGCTGTGGTGCTGGGGTTGCGGGCGGGGCGGGGCGAGGGGGCGGGCGCGGAACCGGGCGGGGAATCGGATGCCGGTCCGGGGGGCGGGTCGGGTGGCGCCCCGGGTGCCGGGTCAGGTGCCGGGCCCGGCAGAACGGACGGCAGCGCGGGCAGCGCGGGCAGCGCGGGCAGCGCGGGCAGCGCGGGCAGCGCGGGCAGCGCGGGCAGCGCGGGCAGCGCGGGCAGCGCGGGCAGCGCGCCGAACGACCCGGTGGGCGGAACGGACAGCGGACCGGACCGCCGGACCGGCAGAACGGTCGGCGCACCGAGCGCCGTACCGCACAGCCCCGTGGGCGGCGCGCCCCCGCCGGCCGGCCGAGCGCGCGGCGCGAGCCCCGCACCGGCGTCCGCACCCGCACCTGCACCTGCACCCGCACCCGCACCCGCACCCGCACCCACGCCGTACGCCCCGGAGTGCACCCTCACCACCGACGCCCGAGGCCATGCCCACCTCCTCCTCCGCGGCGACCGCGCCGGCACCTGCCGCGTCCTGCTCTCGACCGGCCCCGCCGACGCCCCGGGCACCGACCCCCGCGCCCCCGGCTCCGCCTGGACCGCCTACGACGACGCGGACGCGCTCCGCTTCTGGGCGGGCGCCGGTTCGCTGGCCGTCCGCGTCCTGCCGGACGACTGGCACCTGGACGCGATCCCGCGCGAGGACGTGGACTTCGCCCTGCTCCACCGGGAGGTCTTCGCCTACTACGAGCAGGTCT is a window from the Streptomyces mobaraensis genome containing:
- a CDS encoding inorganic diphosphatase produces the protein MDFDVVVEIPQGSRNKYEMDHRLGRIRLDRLLFTSTRYPADYGYVDGTLGADGQPLDALVLAGDPTFPGVVVRCRAIGMFRMRDEQGEDDKVLCVPAADPRHEHLRDLRHLPEYDRLEIQHFFEVYKELEPGKSVDNACWADRAAAEAEILASRARAGNTSEGPTR
- a CDS encoding DMT family transporter — its product is MSLLALSVLLCLVSAVCYAAAAIVQERVAATAGGGIRGTLRSGAWWGAVALTGLGAGLHVLALAWGPLSLVQPMGALTIVFALPMAAVFAHRPVGAAGYRGALLATGGLAGLLALTGPPGTESLPAAERPLLAAGMGAAVALTALVARRVRRPVVRGVLLATAAGVAFGMGSVFTKAAAEDVTGHRTGALLPTLVITAVLASAGMLLSQASYRGAGLAAPLATVTVANPVVAAAVGVCCLGEAFRYGLTGGVLAGLAGAAAAAGVVILTFRGAAGASEGSGVAEESGTAEAPPARLVGPRREGQVQGEGRVPGAASPLDGPGAYGPSTPLAGPPPGPPARRPVTRSGRRCLVSSPARQRSRTG
- a CDS encoding flavin monoamine oxidase family protein; the encoded protein is MSGTSEVWHVHTFDESFGGSGRERPRVLVLGAGVAGLTTAYELERRGFHVEVIEGDTRIGGRVFTHRFGTGPDAPAVELGAMRIPAHHRLTLEYIDRMGLTGKLRRFTTLLSEENAFLRVPSGFVRVRDASGPLCATFRAELALRGADRRYAAPTIAFGAWLTAVVDATAPPELRAALRDDLHRQLLDLVARLDPAPHLRGPARDRIDLHSLFSAHPEIRTGCSGRLNSFLDDILTETSPALLRLHGGMDQLPRRLAGRLKGRLSCGRRVVGIDVRDDGVLVRVRAGARTTVEHADFVVCTLPFPALRRLDLRGVDDDKRAVLEDVVYCPATKVALHCREPFWREEGIRGGASFTGGLIRQTYYPAVDDAEEDTADGPAAGNGAALLASYTIGDEAERLGRLPARRRHRLVLDELAAAHPRLRRPGMVLGSASAVWGLSRWSGGCATRWGRSAAECEMERLRAARPAGRLFFAGEHCSTAPAWIEGAIESALHAVHQVVHYAPPVRVLGVNGRRGRAGALR
- a CDS encoding ferritin-like domain-containing protein; the protein is MSVFDLPRLHFAGVATTRLPTGPRNGLVDVTGPRALVDDGPEPVPFPADRPAGEYHAWLRRRGPRYDRRGRPCPDGEFSVATGWNLDGNGHFLFDARVTAVQGPDRRTATDDPLVGRAVDVWGHYNPYLRTTVNRARVFDLDPASRWTTALMTGRFGVGRLGRSHDDGYLFTGGVTGFQPPRWVQFGRILDVGEHLLGEQLRYAAVHQFVVVREEAEWLPGAVRSPVAEALRAAVADGGADGLVVRFALDGMSSPVVPDAPSHWRVRGTVAPWYADELRTYPAGRLLEPVAGSPLHHLSVRLTDDLVVLDMITAVPVTHRAAEAGPGPLHALGPALDLGDLELRTASGALVARVPAGAYPSDETSGLVTVARAAGAPDAADERLFLTRTGPGGRRRTLLAEREAVVQSDDALVVLHHRDRARGADHAVRVRLRSFVRGRPAPVEVRVRQYYNPRALPADRVAGTPGARCADAVVLGLRAGRGEGAGAEPGGESDAGPGGGSGGAPGAGSGAGPGRTDGSAGSAGSAGSAGSAGSAGSAGSAGSAGSAGSAPNDPVGGTDSGPDRRTGRTVGAPSAVPHSPVGGAPPPAGRARGASPAPASAPAPAPAPAPAPAPAPTPYAPECTLTTDARGHAHLLLRGDRAGTCRVLLSTGPADAPGTDPRAPGSAWTAYDDADALRFWAGAGSLAVRVLPDDWHLDAIPREDVDFALLHREVFAYYEQVSTFMKSEVFSLADRCKVETYAELAWQMCDPRNKDRTYYMPPTRDLTDPKARLLLAYLRNQQARIRPPLAVPAPPPAPPAITTRGRLWAVLKQAATLELAVMLQYLYAAFSLPTHGAGRVLVRRGLWTPRQLELVCGQGGATLDDGIRGALLTVAREEMIHFLLVNNIITAIGEPFHVPVIDFGTLNGRLPVPLDFALEGLSIGSVQRYIAVEQPAGLTPELRREGTGTVPPVPRAASWGSISELYAAIREGLRRVPDLFLVEKGRGGGEHHLFLRASVNTAHPDYQLEVDDLASALFAVDLITEQGEGGSGAAPPPETSHFETFLRIGELLTTERTPGPHGRLLPWDPAYPVLRNPTLGTGDAAKDPVTDPEARAVARLFNQAYELMLRLMVQHFGESADGSLRRSKLMNASIDVMTGMMRPLAELLVTMDSGRRGRTAGPTFELEAAPEPVPRPDVARRALALRFAHLAAAARACPRMPEQVGDMAAFYADFFRGFPGATDPKGRDREG